The DNA window AAGTGTTGGGGTTTAAGGTCTAGGGGTaattggggtttagggtttaagatttagaAATTATGGTTTTGGGGTTTAGGATttagaaattatgattttggggttttagaatttagggtttaagggtttttaATGAAGCGTTTTTCACCCTTAGTAATTGTAGGGTTCTTATAATGTCATATGTTTGTTCTATTCTATCGTAACATCATAAGCTTTGCGttctttaatacaaaaaaaaCTACATATTCTTCAGCAGGAAGACATATATATCCAGCTCGAGTtttcatattaattaaaattattttcatgtacacaattataaaattttacaaattaaatatatagcgTAGAACagaacaaatttaatttaaatgaatttaagaaataattaaacctttcaaatgtagaaacaaatttaatttaaaggaattttattttcataaaaacgGTGCCGTTCAATAGAATctgttagtggcgtttttggagAAACGCCGCAATATGTCGACCTGTAGTGGCGCTACATTAAAAATGTCACAGAAAGTCAagctatttttttgaaaacggcGCCGTGTTATTAtcttctttagcggcgtttatggtaaaacgccgcaaaaagtcaGGAATTAGCGCCGAGAAATTAAAAGCGCCGCAGAAGGTTATTTTGTGTTAATGAAAACGGCTCCGTTTTGTATgttttttagtggcatttttagttaaacgccgcaaaatgtaggaatttagcggcgcttcttcataAACGCCGCAAAGGTTTATTTCTTTTAGTAAAACGTCGTCGTTTTGCTCTCCTCCGTTTTCACCCTTTTTCTTATTCTAATTTTATCAAAACGGCGTTTATGGGAAAAtggccgctaaaggtcatgatctttagcggtgtTTATTTCTAAAAACGCTGCAAATGTTAGCGACGCTGTCAATAACAGCGTCTTTTGCGGCGCTTGttgaagcgccgctaaaaacctgctTTGGTGTAGTGATTAAACGTTAGTTTGTTCTTAATTTCAaccattaaattaaacaaattgatATAATTATGCTTCCAGTCCTATtactttttaaacttttaaatgttagagatttaatctctttacttatcttatttaaacattaacatcTAATTAGTAACATAATTAATTGTTTTCCATTGAATACTAGAATaccatatatttaaatttaacgaAAGTCCATTAGCAGTATAATGAACTATAAACTTTAATTATCTAAATAGTTGAAATGATGTCTTGGTTGACATTAGATTTTAGGTTCTATTCTTAGATGTTAAGGATGGCAATTTAAGTTGTAGATTCGAATATTCGGGAATATTCGATTTGGATATTTTCTAAAttcagatttttaaatttttattttgcagTTGATGCGAAAGGATATCCTAAATATCCATTATCTCAATCCGCATTACTTATTCGAATAAGGACGACAAATTCAAGTTTTAATGTTTAATACCATTGGTTACAAAATACTTATacttttgattttatatatataagagtTTTTTGTGGATTCAAATCCGGATTTTGTGTATTTGAATATtcgaaaaataaatagaaatttcaatttgtttttcaaaatttatatatcagacaaatctaaaaatatttttaaataggattaaatatgatttatattataaagtaaataacatataCAAATTTTACTTTAGTAAAATATTATTCAAGTCTAgttcttttattaaataatttatatttattatattgaatataattttagacaattaatattaaaaaattaattcttaaatgcttataattattatattgataatgatatattaatataattgtaaaaatattttaattaattatatcttgAAATAGTTGATAATAGTTTTATGTTTTATTGAGTATTTTAGTCAATATAATTAAAGAAATTTTGAACAATCTTCTAATTATATATGCTCTTTTTAACACAAGACTTAGAAATACCTAAAACccctcctcaacccataaatagaaggataatgcgcTTTAGCGCACTTGAACCCAAGTCCTCCAACATTAGAAACAATGTCCATGTCAATTGAACTAAAAATCAATCGacacaattaaaaatattttttttctaaaaataaagttATCAGTTTAAGTCTATTACTTATGTATTCCATGATTCatttttcttaacaaaaaaaCTTTATACCATCATTATTATATTCCATTCAATCAATCAAACATGCATGGTAATATTTTTATCTCTTTATTCCATTCTTACCAAATAAGCTATTCGATTCTTATCTTATTTCGTTCTGGTTAACTGAACGTGCTTTAAGTTAAGAAGCGTTTATAAGCCGAGTCGAGATATATTTAAGTATGATATTATCATACTTTATACTTGTCCAAACTTGGACCGACTtgaaatatgagtttaaaattttgctcaaatacgtcaatattattttttaattttttaaaggaaatatttatactatattattttaatatttaataattttatttttttatttattaaaattttttatataatcaaacattattttaatgtttacatcagagtagtattatatatttaatattatatataaaaatgacataatataaactattataaacttaaaaataggtcAAGTTTTGAATGTTTAAGTTTGAGCCTGGTCCCTAATATTCTTATCCAAATCCTCtcaaatttcaaataaacctTTTAAGTTTGGACGAGTAACCCAACCCGTAAACAAGACGTGTCGAAAATTACACACAGAGGGTGACAGCGTTGGCGACTACTATGATTGGAGAATTGCAGCAGGAGAGTGCTGGGAATGGGATAGCTAAAGACAGTTTTTGTTACCAAAAAGAAAAATCTGTCTTCTAAAAGATCCCAATCCATCGGTACATTAACTACAAGATTcaacaaataattatatgcacGATGTTACACTCCCTATACATACCCcagacaaaaagaaaaacaactatCAACTTTAAACAGAgcacaacaaaataaataaactataACACATCTCAAAATCTGTATAGCATAAACTAGTCCATTTTAGTAGATGTTGAAATGGAGTTGAGTGAGAAAGGGCATGGTGGATCAGGAACTTGGGTTGCTCCATCAAGCATCATTGTAACAATCCTCATGGAAGGCCTTAACATTGGCTCTTCTTGAACGCACCAAATCCCCACTTTTAATAACTTCTCCAATTTCCCAACATCATTTCTAGCTTCTTCATCGTCTTCAACTAGTTTTTCAATCATCCCTTCGCTGTAACACTGAAAAGCCCAATCTGTTAATATTGCTGCTTCCTCAATTTCAACTTCCACACATCTTCTGCAACATATGATCTCTAATAACATTACCCCGAAGCTGTAAACATCGACCTTGACCGTAACCGGGATGTTTCGAAACCATTCTGGTGCTACATAGCCTTTTGTCCCTCGTATGCCGGTTTTCGTTCGTGTTTTGTCGTTTATAAGAAGCTTTGCCAACCCGAAATCGGATATTTTCGCGGTGAGGGATTCGTCTAATAGTATGTTTTGTGGCTTTATGTCGCAATGGATGATTTGTTTGCTGCATTCTTCGTGTAAGTATGTGAGGCCTTTTGCAATCCCTGATGCAATTTGCAGTCTTTGTTGCCAACTAGGCCTTAAAATTCCGAAAAGGAAGCTTGACAATGATCCGTTTTCCATGAACTCGTAGACcaaaagtctatgttcggcttcATCACAATAGCCAATTAGTCTGACCAAGTTCTTGTGGTGAGTTTGGCCGATGACCTTCACTTCAGTTTTGAATTCCCTTTCGCCGTCTTGAGCAAACTTGTCGAGTTTCTTGACTGCAATACGATCTCCATAGCTTGATGGCAATTCTCCTTTATAAACCGTGCCGAAAGCTCCCCTTCCAAGTTCTTCTTTGAATCCGTTCGTGGCATGTTCAAGGTCTTTGTATGTGAAAAACTGCAGATTAGTCTCTAAATCTCTTCTGCTATGAGCACCTTTCAATTCCCCAAGCCTTCTTCGGAATAAGCAGAAGAAGATCAGAGAAATTGCAGCTAaagaaaagaagttgaaaattgCAGAGGTGCCTAACAGAACTCCAAGGATCAATACAACTTCATTTTGATTTTCGTCACTCTGGTTCGACTTGGTCGGGATTTTCCCCGAGGCATCCGACTTTAGTACCTTAAATAGAGCTGTTCGATCAACAGCCTCTCTGTCAAACAATCCGTTGGAAAGTGGTAATTTCTTTTTCCAGCAAGTTCCATTGCCATCTTTGCTTACAGTTGGATCCTGCAACATGGCAACCGCACAAGAACAATCAAGAAGGCAAGATTGCTTACATTCCAACTCAGTTGCAGGTTTAATTACTCCATAGTCACCCAAAGGAAAATCCGCAAACGACATTGGCTTGAACTCGAACCGATCTTCCCCGATGGTGGATCCATCAGGGTTGCAATCTGCAGGGTAGCTTGCATAATCCTGTTTGCAACCTGCATATTGATTGTTGTCATCCAAGAAAGAAAATCCAGGGGGACATGTACAATTAGGCCTCCCCTGAATAGGTTCACAAATGCTGTTATAACCGCAAGGTCCAGTTCCGAACGTAGCCCTCCCGGATATAAACGTTGAGTCGATAAAGCGACGACATATGTTCATCGGCCTAAACCACAACACGGACCAGCTTCCACCCCCACTGGGGTTCCTTGGATAATAATAGAGATTGAAAACACCATAAAAGTCAAGTGTCGCCCTGTAGTAGTACAAGTCCGGTTTCGGAACAGCATTTATCGGTGCAACCTCAACTAGAGTTCCGTTCAGATTCTGGAGTCGGATATGCCCTGACTCGTTGAAGACCAACCGAGAACCGTTCCCGAAATTAAAGTAATCTTCGTAAGGTTTTCCTGTGAACATATCTATTTGATTCAGTATGAAAGATTCACTATTGAAACGAAGCTGATACTTCCCCTTACTGTAACTTGTTTCAACCAGAGTTGATAAAAGATGGTCACCCGTATCAAGTTCTTGTGACGGTAAGATGGTGTCAGTTGGATATTTGAAGCTCTCCCATATGTTGGTCGAGTTTTTGCTTGCGATCACGAAGTTGCCGGTGTCGAGCATGGCTGCATGGGGCACTTGAGAACCATCAGTAAGGCGTTGAGACCTCCATAGCTCTTTGCCTTTAGGGTCTTTAAGCACCAGATGACCGCTGTTATCAAGCTCAATCGTGGAGTCTCGATCGGTTTCAGGGTTATCTCGATTAGCATACCAGACTATGGTTCTTTCTTGTATCTTAGCATACCAGATAGCAAGAAGAAACCGGTCTTGTTTAATAGGAATGGATTGAAACCCGAAGGCAAAATCACCAGATGGTGATTGCCAAGCCATGGTTTTATCCTACACTTACATTTCTTTGAGCCTCAACTGTTGCAAGTATCCAAAGGATGCTTGCAAGGATAAGCAGGGAAAGATGGCTATAGAAAAGTGGTGAAACCATTGCCAGGTGCTCACCAAAATGGGAAAAACACTATGACCCACTGAGGTAAAGAGAGTGAATAAAAAGGGGTTGGATTTGTTGGCTGCTGGTGTGGGGAGGAAGAAGAgtttttataatgaaaataaagaaaattaaaatattatcaacCATCggatcaaaataatttttttaaaattattgatttatcatttatcttaatttttttcattttcattttcattttcattttattgtttaaataagGACATAAATTTGTGAagaattctaatttttaattaatttttttcagcCCAATTTGCATAGTTAAATCTATCATGCATAAAATTATTACACCTCTTGTATAATTGATCATAACCTAGAGTTTCTTTCACATAATATAAAATCTTTTTCTTCACATATGATAATATCAGGATGAATTAAGCAAcaagtgattagattgaatatCTCCTTATAGTCGAATTCATAGTTTTGAGAAAACTCACAAGCTTTCAACCTATCGGTGGTACTATTTGACATATTCTTCAAACGAAAGACCCATTTTCAAGTGATTAGCGTACACTTTTTTTGTTTAGGTACCAACTCTCGTGTCATGCTTTTGTCTAAAGCCTCAATCTCTTCTTACCTTTTGCTTCGTCATAATTATTTTGTTCTTACGCATTAAAagctttcataaaaaaaaacatgaggTTACTATGCAATTGTTAAGTTGTACATCATAATCTCAACGATATTTATGTTGCTTCGTCTCCCGTGTAGACCTTCTTATTACTCGTTGCTCACCATTATGTCTAGGAATATTCTACCTTGAGGTTAGACATTTATTTTACTTATCCGCATTAGTGGCTGCATGCAAATTAAGATTAGGAATTAGTTTATCCAAGTTTTCACCATTACATTCAACAATAATATTTTCTACATAACATGATAAGTCATTAAACACCACGTTTCTAGAAGTAGTACATTTTTTTGTTTATGGATCTAAACACCTCTAACCCTTCCTAAAAAAATCATAGTTGCTTTTGGGTCAAATTTAAttctattaaattttattcaaaaataacttCATTGTATAAAGTCTCAAAAAGGGAGATTTCTATGTGCCTAACCAAAGAAATTAACGACCCATTTGTTGCTTGCACATCCAACAACAACTCAAATTTTCCAAGGAAGACTATTGTCATGCAACTAAGAAAGACAAATTCAAACAAGTTTTCCTTTTACAACTCTATTTTGTAGAAGAGAGCATGGACAAGTCATCCGACCAAGAATGCCATAATCATCACAATATTGAAAAAATTCATTTAacaactattttattattatttaatatttacgagccaaataATATAGTATAGtagtgaattttgatttgataaattttaccAATTGGACGGTTAATTAAAGTACAAGTGGTTTGAACCTTAAGTtaatgattttagaaaatgaggtatcgggataTCGTTTCTATAAGTCAAGCccgtaaatatatttattaaatatttatggatttgttatataggtgaattaaattttggtttgaatatttgctaattaaggtataaggagtaaatcgtaaaaattttaaaaaaattaaccactATTGATTTTATTAGATAAAGggttcaattaaaaatttttaggggtTTAAGTGGTAATTAAACCACATTTCTTTTAAGTGGACGGTTAATGTTTAGCTTATTgtttaaattatatgttaaaaattaaattaaaaataaaaagtaaatgataataaaacataaaaacaaaaggAAACCATCATCATCATTTTAACTCACCACCCAATTTTCGAACCAAAAACACAAGACACTGCCAGTTTTGAAAGCTTCACGTTCCGTCAACTTTTCCTCTTTGCACGGAAGtttaattaaggtatgtttttagtaatttttatagatttaagaGGTTGTAGCTCAATCTAACTAGTCTgggtattaaattataaaatttttaaaattttaaaaaagttatcattgttgatttttgaggtttttgatgttaaatggttgagtttgaagctttattatgaaataaaactATTTGTAAAGTAAACTTTGTTAGttttgaattagggactaaaatgaaaatatgttgaaattgacatgaaatttttataaatatagatGATTGAAGGTTGTATAAGGATGAGATTAAAAGTTTGGGGTTTGAATGTGTAAAATATGATTGTTACcgttttaaagattaaattgaacaaaaacaaaaagtttaagaaaattgtgaaaaataaataaaagatgtcatACATATAGAATGAGATGATTTAAAGTGTTTGGAATTGGTAATCGAAAATAAAGTATTATATAGCTTAAGAGCattcaaggaaaaagaaaattacagattaatttttaatatttctacTTTTGTTGTTTACTTTGATAAGTTCATACAATATAATTATGCGTATTTTTATAATGTTCATATTCGAAAcgtgagaaaaataattaaataaacataaaatagaaTATAATTGATATGTCAATAAAATTATTTCGGATTTCACATGACATAAAATAATGatgtattgtttttttttttacgaatTAGTAAATTATATCCGCGTGTTTAGAGGAGAATGGGTTTGTGTGGACCCACTTTACAATTTTTATAGTCATATCATATTTGGTATAACAAAATGGTCAAAGTCGTCGGTCATTGGGTATCctatttcttaaatatttttaaaataataaaataaatagtggAGGAGAGTGTCAATACCTTCATGACTGGCATCACGGTCAGTCATTCTCCCATCATTGATTGTTGAATGCTGggagtttaaaaaattatttttttttctttttggactggagaatatttatattttataaaatatgggagaaaaataaaaaaaaaagtttttaaacctcctaacaatcagcAGTCAGCGATGGGGAATGATTGACTTGAGTGTCGACCATGAGGTGCGGATACCATTCTtcacttttcattttaaattattttcatcatTAATTTTAAAGTTGGATCattcttataaaaaaaatggattaaTTGAGTAAAACAAAAGtcaacataaatataaataatatggcCGTGGAgaacttttcaaaaaatttaagtataaatcTTATAAAAATCTGAGttattacatatttatataaaatatttattaactttAA is part of the Gossypium hirsutum isolate 1008001.06 chromosome D11, Gossypium_hirsutum_v2.1, whole genome shotgun sequence genome and encodes:
- the LOC121223395 gene encoding G-type lectin S-receptor-like serine/threonine-protein kinase LECRK1; the encoded protein is MAWQSPSGDFAFGFQSIPIKQDRFLLAIWYAKIQERTIVWYANRDNPETDRDSTIELDNSGHLVLKDPKGKELWRSQRLTDGSQVPHAAMLDTGNFVIASKNSTNIWESFKYPTDTILPSQELDTGDHLLSTLVETSYSKGKYQLRFNSESFILNQIDMFTGKPYEDYFNFGNGSRLVFNESGHIRLQNLNGTLVEVAPINAVPKPDLYYYRATLDFYGVFNLYYYPRNPSGGGSWSVLWFRPMNICRRFIDSTFISGRATFGTGPCGYNSICEPIQGRPNCTCPPGFSFLDDNNQYAGCKQDYASYPADCNPDGSTIGEDRFEFKPMSFADFPLGDYGVIKPATELECKQSCLLDCSCAVAMLQDPTVSKDGNGTCWKKKLPLSNGLFDREAVDRTALFKVLKSDASGKIPTKSNQSDENQNEVVLILGVLLGTSAIFNFFSLAAISLIFFCLFRRRLGELKGAHSRRDLETNLQFFTYKDLEHATNGFKEELGRGAFGTVYKGELPSSYGDRIAVKKLDKFAQDGEREFKTEVKVIGQTHHKNLVRLIGYCDEAEHRLLVYEFMENGSLSSFLFGILRPSWQQRLQIASGIAKGLTYLHEECSKQIIHCDIKPQNILLDESLTAKISDFGLAKLLINDKTRTKTGIRGTKGYVAPEWFRNIPVTVKVDVYSFGVMLLEIICCRRCVEVEIEEAAILTDWAFQCYSEGMIEKLVEDDEEARNDVGKLEKLLKVGIWCVQEEPMLRPSMRIVTMMLDGATQVPDPPCPFSLNSISTSTKMD